One Oncorhynchus nerka isolate Pitt River linkage group LG5, Oner_Uvic_2.0, whole genome shotgun sequence genomic window carries:
- the LOC115129463 gene encoding neuronal acetylcholine receptor subunit non-alpha-3-like, with amino-acid sequence MRIIMNLPVSVLVLSAMCAFCLGTIPGEFGSLAEMEDLLLRNLFQGYQRWVRPIQHANDTVTVRFGLKISQLVDVDEKNQLMTTNVWLWQEWIDYKLRWNPEDYGGITSIRVPSETIWLPDIVLYENADGRFEGSLMTKAIVKSNGRITWTPPASYKSACTMDVTFFPFDRQNCSMKFGSWTYDGNMVDMILLDDYVDRKDFFDNGEWEILNATGARGNRRDGLYSFPFITYSFILKRLPLFYTLFLIIPCLGLSFLTVLVFYLPSDEGEKLSLSTSVLVSLTVFLLVIEEIIPSSSKVIPLIGEYLLFIMIFVTLSIIVTVFVINVHHRSSATYHPMSPWVRSLFLQRLPRMLCMRGHTDRYHYPELAPESPELNPRSGGQRSSGAHGQSPLKGKEDESQAWVTMLERATYSVRYISCHIRKEHFIREVVQDWKFVAQVLDRIFLWAFLTVSVLGTILIFTPALQIFLSTPPQSGPSNPH; translated from the exons ATGAGAATCATCATGAATTTGCCGGTATCTGTGCTTGTCCTTTCGGCGATGTGTGCGTTTTGTCTCGGCACCATCCCCG gTGAGTTTGGCTCTCTGGCTGAGATGGAGGACCTCCTGTTAAGGAACCTGTTCCAGGGGTACCAGCGCTGGGTCCGGCCCATCCAGCACGCCAACGACACGGTCACGGTACGCTTCGGACTCAAGATCTCACAGCTGGTGGACGTG gatgaGAAGAACCAGCTGATGACCACTAATGTGTGGCTGTGGCAG GAGTGGATAGATTATAAACTGCGATGGAACCCTGAGGACTATGGTGGGATCACATCGATCAGAGTTCCATCTGAGACCATCTGGTTGCCCGACATTGTGCTCTATGAGAA tgcTGACGGGCGGTTCGAGGGCTCCCTGATGACCAAAGCCATCGTTAAGTCCAACGGTAGAATCACGTGGACCCCTCCGGCCAGCTACAAGTCGGCCTGCACCATGGACGTCACCTTCTTCCCCTTTGACAGACAGAACTGCTCCATGAAGTTTGGCTCCTGGACCTACGACGGTAACATGGTGGACATGATCCTGTTAGACGACTATGTCGACAGGAAGGACTTCTTCGACAACGGCGAGTGGGAGATCCTGAACGCCACGGGGGCCAGAGGAAACCGGCGAGACGGGCTGTATTCCTTCCCCTTCATAACGTACTCGTTCATTCTGAAACGTCTCCCGCTGTTCTATACCCTGTTTCTAATTATCCCGTGCCTCGGTCTGTCGTTCCTGACCGTGCTGGTGTTCTATCTGCCGTCGGACGAAGGGGagaagctctctctctccacctccgtcCTTGTGTCTCTCACTGTGTTCCTCCTGGTCATAGAAGAGATCATCCCGTCTTCCTCCAAGGTCATCCCTCTCATCGGGGAGTACCTCCTCTTCATCATGATCTTCGTCACCCTCTCCATCATCGTCACGGTGTTTGTCATCAACGTGCACCACCGGTCCTCAGCCACCTACCACCCCATGTCCCCCTGGGTTCGCTCCCTCTTCCTTCAGAGGCTACCTCGGATGCTGTGCATGCGGGGCCACACTGACCGGTACCACTACCCCGAGCTGGCGCCGGAGAGTCCTGAGCTGAATCCCCGGTCTGGGGGTCAGAGGAGCAGCGGGGCCCATGGACAGAGTCCTCTGAAGGGGAAGGAAGATGAGAGTCAAGCCTGGGTCACCATGCTGGAGAGAGCTACGTACTCCGTGCGTTACATCAGCTGCCATATACGCAAGGAACACTTTATCAGAGAG GTGGTCCAGGACTGGAAGTTTGTGGCTCAGGTTCTGGACAGGATCTTCCTGTGGGCCTTCCTCACTGTGTCGGTCCTAGGGACCATCCTGATCTTCACCCCTGCCCTGCAGATATTCCTTAGTACCCCTCCCCAGTCAGGACCCAGCAACCCCCATTAA